The following proteins are co-located in the Marinomonas profundi genome:
- the fecD gene encoding Fe(3+) dicitrate ABC transporter permease subunit FecD, producing MAIRSLPILLFILLGLLVANLMFGAVSIPFDGILKGFQVGDANYFTVHEYRFPRTILAMLVGAMMALAGALVQGVIRNPLASPDVLGVSHGAGLAAVFYMTFFPNADIIWLPAVALMGSLIAALMLWWLCGQHSSTIKLAITGVALAALYASCIDFLMLVKPLEINNALLWLTGSLWGRGWHQLSMLLPWLLLVPCALWLAKPLNLIHLGDDSAMSLGIKANKLRLSSLAIAVGLTASCVAICGPIGFLGLVAPHLTRKLVGGRHQILLPSTMLVGAILLLLADLVARTIDPPIELPAGIMTAIIGAPYFLWLLFRTK from the coding sequence ATGGCCATCCGCTCGCTGCCTATTTTATTATTTATCTTGCTCGGCTTGCTGGTCGCTAATCTGATGTTTGGCGCAGTGTCTATTCCCTTTGACGGTATCCTAAAAGGCTTTCAAGTCGGCGATGCCAACTACTTTACCGTTCATGAATACCGTTTTCCTCGCACTATTCTCGCCATGTTAGTGGGCGCCATGATGGCGCTGGCAGGCGCGTTGGTACAAGGCGTGATCCGTAACCCATTGGCCTCACCAGATGTGCTGGGTGTCAGCCATGGCGCGGGGTTGGCCGCCGTGTTCTATATGACCTTTTTTCCAAACGCTGACATCATCTGGCTGCCTGCGGTGGCCTTGATGGGAAGTTTGATCGCCGCGCTAATGCTGTGGTGGCTGTGCGGTCAACATAGCAGCACCATAAAACTGGCGATTACCGGCGTCGCGCTAGCGGCACTGTATGCCAGCTGTATCGACTTTCTAATGCTGGTAAAACCCTTAGAAATCAACAACGCGCTGTTGTGGTTAACGGGCAGTCTATGGGGCCGCGGTTGGCATCAGCTGTCTATGTTATTGCCTTGGCTACTGCTTGTTCCTTGTGCGCTTTGGCTCGCCAAGCCGCTTAATCTTATTCACCTTGGCGACGACAGCGCCATGAGTCTTGGGATAAAGGCCAACAAACTGCGTTTATCCTCCTTGGCCATTGCCGTTGGGCTAACGGCGTCTTGTGTCGCTATTTGTGGACCTATCGGCTTTCTTGGCTTGGTCGCCCCACATTTGACCCGTAAATTGGTCGGTGGACGCCATCAGATCCTCTTGCCTTCCACCATGTTAGTTGGCGCTATTTTGCTGTTACTGGCTGATCTCGTGGCGCGAACCATTGACCCACCGATTGAATTACCCGCCGGCATTATGACCGCCATTATTGGTGCACCCTATTTTCTTTGGTTACTCTTTAGGACGAAATGA
- a CDS encoding cysteine hydrolase family protein, whose amino-acid sequence MTKPIVLMVIDMQQGMAWPQAGERNNPNAEHKMAELLAHWRASHAPIVHVRHLSTEPGSLFWPEQEGVLFQDAFQPLAGEKVVEKSVPDAFTHSDLETWLREQETHALIVVGVSTNNSVESTVRSAGNLGFNTYVVGSACFAFEKDDFFGQSRSADEVHAMSLANLQGEYATVISQTEAFDLLPQEQTSLRH is encoded by the coding sequence ATGACAAAACCCATTGTGTTGATGGTCATCGATATGCAGCAAGGCATGGCTTGGCCGCAGGCTGGTGAACGTAATAACCCGAATGCTGAGCATAAAATGGCGGAATTGCTTGCCCATTGGCGGGCCAGTCATGCGCCGATTGTGCATGTGCGTCATTTATCCACTGAACCTGGGTCGTTATTCTGGCCAGAGCAGGAAGGCGTATTGTTCCAAGATGCGTTTCAGCCGCTGGCGGGGGAAAAAGTCGTTGAAAAATCCGTACCGGACGCCTTTACTCATTCCGACTTAGAAACCTGGTTACGGGAGCAAGAAACGCACGCTCTTATCGTAGTCGGCGTTAGCACCAATAACTCGGTGGAGTCGACGGTGAGAAGCGCAGGCAATTTAGGCTTTAACACCTATGTGGTTGGCAGCGCCTGTTTTGCCTTTGAAAAAGACGATTTTTTTGGCCAATCGCGTAGCGCGGATGAAGTGCATGCCATGTCACTGGCGAATTTACAGGGTGAATACGCCACGGTAATCAGCCAAACCGAGGCATTTGATTTATTGCCCCAAGAGCAGACGTCTTTGCGCCATTAA
- a CDS encoding FecR domain-containing protein, translating to MNKANTPIAKHSLEDAADWLIRLQEAPLTREEKAQLEQWQKAHADNAHAWARVQRLMQQVDTLPKGAAAAVLNRPDDESRRFAIGKLALLLAAGPALWGTYKTLETQQWSADYRTAKGEFQHITLPDGSLVTLNTATAFDMTFNRHSRLLSLREGEIEIHTAQVDPQHFGPFIIHTQEGTLTPLGKRLSVRQCDGFTQLAALEGQVQVTPKRAQQDAVIKIPSGYQAKVSPYELLSSEAISPATTAWLKQMLAVHDMPLKQFAQEVSRYRLGYLRVSPDIENLMVSGAFPTTDTDTILNMLSHTYPIHAKQHLGGYWVTLEPA from the coding sequence TTGAATAAAGCAAACACACCAATAGCCAAGCACAGTCTTGAAGACGCCGCCGATTGGCTAATACGCTTGCAAGAAGCACCGCTCACCCGCGAAGAAAAAGCACAACTAGAGCAATGGCAAAAAGCCCACGCTGACAACGCCCATGCTTGGGCGCGCGTACAACGACTGATGCAGCAAGTTGATACCTTACCAAAAGGCGCTGCCGCCGCTGTGCTCAATCGCCCAGACGATGAAAGCCGGCGTTTTGCTATTGGTAAACTGGCGCTATTACTGGCAGCGGGGCCCGCTTTATGGGGGACTTACAAGACCCTAGAAACACAACAATGGAGCGCTGATTACCGCACCGCAAAAGGCGAATTCCAGCACATTACCTTACCCGATGGCTCATTGGTAACACTGAATACCGCCACCGCGTTTGATATGACATTTAACCGCCATTCTCGCCTCCTATCACTGCGAGAAGGGGAAATCGAAATACACACAGCACAGGTTGATCCACAGCACTTCGGTCCTTTTATCATTCACACCCAAGAAGGCACACTCACGCCTCTTGGCAAGCGATTAAGCGTACGCCAATGTGATGGTTTTACTCAGCTGGCGGCGCTAGAAGGGCAGGTTCAAGTCACGCCAAAACGTGCCCAACAGGATGCCGTAATCAAAATACCATCCGGTTATCAAGCCAAGGTCTCGCCCTATGAACTGCTCTCTAGCGAAGCCATTTCCCCCGCCACCACCGCTTGGTTAAAGCAGATGCTGGCGGTGCATGATATGCCACTGAAGCAATTTGCACAGGAAGTCTCGCGCTACCGTCTAGGCTACTTACGTGTCTCACCTGACATCGAAAACCTCATGGTGTCTGGCGCCTTTCCCACCACAGATACAGACACCATTCTCAATATGCTGAGCCACACCTATCCGATTCACGCCAAACAGCATTTGGGCGGCTATTGGGTCACCCTTGAACCCGCCTAA
- a CDS encoding sigma-70 family RNA polymerase sigma factor has translation MPHNADPRAQQSAMHALYSDNHHWLYTWIRKRLDNQFDAADLTQDTFLRIHSRQDVEQITEPRAYIVTVAKGIISHFYRRQSLEDKYLEYLSLFPEPVTRSQEQQQIILQTLEQIDALLNELPPHVKSVFLLSQIEGKKYQAIADDMNLSLISVKRYMKQAYVQCLSLMEDDFFE, from the coding sequence ATGCCGCACAATGCGGATCCAAGAGCGCAACAAAGTGCCATGCACGCGCTCTATTCAGATAACCATCATTGGCTGTATACATGGATACGTAAGCGCTTAGACAATCAGTTTGATGCGGCAGATTTAACGCAGGATACGTTTTTAAGAATCCACTCTCGCCAAGACGTCGAGCAAATCACCGAACCTCGCGCCTATATAGTGACCGTCGCCAAAGGCATTATTAGTCATTTTTATCGCCGCCAATCACTAGAAGACAAATATTTAGAATACCTTTCCTTGTTCCCAGAGCCGGTCACCCGCTCGCAAGAACAGCAGCAGATTATTTTACAAACCTTAGAACAAATTGATGCATTGCTGAATGAATTGCCACCGCACGTCAAAAGCGTATTTTTACTGTCACAGATCGAAGGCAAAAAATATCAGGCGATTGCCGATGACATGAATCTGTCCTTAATCAGTGTCAAACGCTACATGAAACAAGCCTATGTGCAGTGTTTAAGCCTGATGGAGGATGACTTTTTTGAATAA
- a CDS encoding iron chelate uptake ABC transporter family permease subunit produces MITVRLSFIRQCVALLLLLLICSWVSLFSWSVIPITPTDAIQALYNMNEESIAQHIVHDLRLPRVLIGLMVGANLAAAGVIMQGLTQNPLASPSVLGINAGAALGMATVSSLAPWFGLLGTSVAAMIGGGIAWALVMLLGNAWRGGNEHGRLVLAGVAISALCAALTKAVIIIAEDQAAGVLTWLAGSLTDARWQTFDAFWPVCILGLVGAMLIAPTLNLLQLGDDNARNLGVSLIWVKLGGSFLVLLLVGSAISSVGAIGFVGLLVPHMARMLVGQDHRQFLPIAMMLGAGLVVLSDTVSRAIIYPAETPAGAILALIGAPFFIYLVRKRTL; encoded by the coding sequence TCTTGGGTCAGCTTATTTAGTTGGTCCGTCATTCCGATTACCCCTACCGACGCCATTCAAGCTTTGTACAATATGAACGAGGAAAGCATTGCTCAGCATATTGTCCATGACTTACGCCTACCCAGAGTGCTGATTGGCCTAATGGTCGGCGCCAATCTCGCGGCGGCTGGCGTTATCATGCAGGGCTTAACACAAAACCCTCTCGCTTCACCGTCGGTATTAGGCATTAACGCGGGCGCCGCGCTGGGCATGGCAACCGTCTCTAGCCTTGCGCCTTGGTTTGGTTTGCTCGGCACCTCGGTGGCGGCGATGATTGGCGGCGGTATCGCATGGGCCCTTGTGATGCTGCTGGGCAACGCCTGGCGAGGTGGCAATGAACATGGCCGGTTGGTGTTAGCTGGAGTGGCTATTTCGGCCTTGTGTGCCGCCTTGACCAAAGCCGTTATTATCATTGCGGAAGATCAAGCCGCCGGTGTGCTGACTTGGTTGGCTGGCAGTTTAACCGATGCCAGATGGCAGACCTTTGACGCCTTCTGGCCAGTCTGCATCCTTGGTTTAGTGGGCGCGATGCTGATTGCGCCCACGCTTAATCTATTGCAACTGGGCGACGACAATGCCCGCAACCTTGGCGTGTCCCTCATCTGGGTCAAATTAGGCGGTAGCTTTTTGGTGTTATTATTAGTCGGTAGCGCCATCAGCAGCGTCGGCGCGATTGGCTTTGTCGGCTTGCTGGTGCCGCATATGGCAAGGATGCTGGTAGGACAAGATCACCGTCAATTCTTGCCCATTGCGATGATGCTAGGCGCGGGCTTGGTCGTCCTATCAGATACCGTCAGTCGCGCTATTATTTATCCGGCAGAAACGCCCGCTGGCGCGATTTTAGCCTTAATAGGCGCGCCGTTTTTCATCTATCTCGTCCGCAAGAGAACGCTATAA
- the fecE gene encoding Fe(3+) dicitrate ABC transporter ATP-binding protein FecE: protein MSLSTHNLSVGYHHQAIVKQVSLSIPEGKIIALLGPNGCGKSTLLKAMARILAPMEGQVHWQGKNLHTIASKKLAQQLALLPQTQPIPEGIKVKDLVAYGRSPYTGFWGRINTQDKAIIDQVMQQTGITELAEQLVSELSGGQRQRVWLAMTLAQDTPYLLLDEPTTYMDLSHQVELMHLLRKLNRQGKTIITVLHDINQAARYCDHLIVMKQGEIITQGSPQSVLTQDMLKQVFSLNAQIHQDPIANTPMCVVE, encoded by the coding sequence ATGTCTCTTAGCACGCATAACTTATCGGTTGGCTACCATCACCAAGCCATCGTAAAGCAGGTTAGTTTGAGCATTCCTGAAGGAAAAATCATCGCCTTGCTTGGCCCAAATGGCTGTGGCAAATCCACCTTATTAAAAGCCATGGCACGCATTCTTGCGCCAATGGAAGGACAAGTTCACTGGCAAGGCAAAAACCTTCACACCATTGCGTCTAAAAAATTGGCCCAACAATTGGCATTGCTGCCACAAACTCAGCCGATACCAGAAGGTATTAAAGTCAAAGATTTGGTGGCTTATGGACGCAGCCCATACACCGGTTTTTGGGGCAGAATCAACACCCAAGACAAGGCGATTATTGACCAAGTAATGCAACAAACGGGGATTACAGAGCTGGCAGAGCAATTAGTCAGTGAACTCTCTGGCGGCCAACGCCAACGCGTTTGGCTGGCCATGACGCTGGCACAAGATACGCCGTATTTACTGCTCGACGAACCCACCACATACATGGATTTAAGTCACCAAGTAGAGCTAATGCACTTATTGCGTAAGTTAAATCGGCAAGGCAAAACCATCATCACTGTGCTCCACGATATTAACCAAGCCGCCCGATATTGCGACCATTTGATCGTCATGAAGCAAGGCGAAATCATCACCCAAGGCTCACCCCAAAGCGTTTTAACACAAGACATGCTGAAACAGGTTTTTTCGCTCAACGCCCAGATTCACCAAGACCCCATCGCCAACACCCCCATGTGCGTGGTGGAGTAA
- a CDS encoding TonB-dependent receptor: MATQNNRFMTTCFLTTRFLKTPLQRAISAALIGTSLIVGAGVSSQAWAENTEQQQARQQVTIAAGDLGKTLTDIAAQYHIALSFNPVLTQGLKNNAVSGRFTPMELIDRLLQDSGLMMTSNQDGTYRLMDESHYTLSGLAVSADKIDNSVLTEYKGGQIESGGRLGVFGAQDSTNVPFSLVSYTNKAIEDQQLESIAEVLDNDASVQSGFGYGNYSEKFMIRGFGLDSDAISYGGLYGILPRQVVSTNAVESVQLLKGSSAFLNGVTPGGSGIGGAVNLEPKRADDKLTALTLDTTTEGQVGMSTDVARRFGSDKQWGVRVNALHRNGDSAIDNETREETSLSVGVDYRADRFNISSDVGYQKQTIDAGRSVVYVDSALTDIPSAPDANTNYAPSWADSELETLFAMVKADYELSENWSLNAALGANKNKEFGDYSSPTVSNLDGDATASRLTVPYESNTISSSVGLLGDLTTGQVTHQLNLAYSGFVNKTYSAYTMSGASNTNIYDPVDVAYPDVSTWADGDMENPNIRSKTDTKGLSFADTLGFMDDRLLVTAGVRYQEIKANNYNYDGSIDTTYDDSAISPIYGIVYKPSDAISLYANHIEALQQGATVGSTYANAGVSLKPYTSEQNEVGIKFEDGTLGAGAAVFEISKPEAYGEAGGTYGYYGEQRNRGLELSLFGEPLAGLRVNTSATWLDPKLNKTQNGTNDGNDAIGVAKYRLVLGGEYDLRTLQGLTLGGKVIRSGSQYVNSSNTLALDPWTRFDINARYESKIAQQAVTWRLNITNLMNEDYWASAAGGYLTQGNPREIKLSLSTEF; the protein is encoded by the coding sequence GTGGCTACCCAGAACAATCGTTTTATGACCACATGTTTTTTGACCACACGTTTTTTAAAAACCCCCTTGCAGCGAGCGATAAGTGCCGCTCTTATTGGTACCAGCTTGATCGTCGGCGCAGGGGTCAGCTCACAGGCTTGGGCAGAAAATACTGAGCAACAACAAGCGCGTCAGCAAGTGACAATTGCAGCGGGTGACTTAGGCAAAACCCTGACCGACATCGCCGCTCAATATCACATTGCTCTGTCGTTTAATCCGGTACTGACGCAGGGATTAAAAAACAACGCGGTGTCTGGACGCTTCACGCCGATGGAACTGATAGATCGTCTGCTACAAGACAGCGGATTAATGATGACGTCTAACCAAGACGGCACCTACCGTTTAATGGACGAAAGTCATTACACCCTGTCAGGCTTAGCCGTGTCTGCCGACAAAATTGACAACAGCGTACTCACCGAATACAAGGGCGGACAAATAGAATCGGGCGGGCGGCTTGGTGTATTTGGCGCACAAGACAGCACCAATGTGCCCTTTAGCCTAGTGTCTTACACCAACAAAGCCATCGAAGACCAGCAGCTCGAAAGCATTGCTGAAGTGCTGGATAACGACGCTTCCGTACAATCGGGTTTTGGCTATGGCAACTACTCTGAAAAATTCATGATCCGTGGCTTTGGACTCGACAGCGACGCCATCTCTTACGGCGGGCTGTATGGCATCTTGCCACGTCAAGTGGTCTCCACCAATGCGGTAGAAAGTGTCCAACTCTTAAAAGGCTCTAGCGCTTTTCTTAATGGCGTGACGCCAGGCGGAAGCGGCATTGGCGGCGCGGTCAACTTAGAACCCAAACGCGCAGATGACAAGCTTACCGCCTTGACACTCGACACCACCACTGAAGGGCAAGTCGGCATGAGTACCGATGTAGCACGACGTTTTGGCAGCGACAAACAATGGGGCGTGCGCGTCAACGCCCTACATCGTAACGGCGACAGCGCCATCGACAACGAAACCCGCGAAGAAACGTCCCTAAGCGTTGGCGTGGATTACCGCGCAGACAGATTCAACATCTCGTCAGATGTGGGCTACCAAAAGCAAACCATTGATGCGGGTCGATCCGTCGTTTATGTCGACAGCGCCTTAACCGACATCCCTTCTGCGCCAGATGCCAACACCAACTACGCTCCCTCTTGGGCGGATTCAGAATTAGAAACCCTATTTGCCATGGTCAAAGCCGATTATGAATTGAGTGAAAACTGGAGCCTCAATGCCGCTCTGGGGGCGAATAAAAATAAAGAGTTCGGTGACTACTCTTCGCCAACCGTGTCCAATCTAGACGGCGACGCCACTGCCAGCCGCCTAACCGTGCCTTATGAATCCAACACAATCTCGTCTTCTGTTGGCTTATTGGGTGACCTAACCACAGGCCAAGTCACTCATCAACTGAACCTTGCTTACTCTGGTTTTGTTAATAAAACCTACTCCGCTTACACCATGTCTGGCGCCAGTAATACCAATATTTATGATCCGGTAGATGTTGCCTATCCAGACGTATCCACGTGGGCCGATGGGGACATGGAAAACCCTAACATTCGCTCGAAAACTGACACCAAAGGGCTGTCGTTTGCCGATACGCTAGGCTTTATGGACGACCGACTATTGGTGACGGCTGGTGTGCGATACCAAGAAATCAAGGCGAATAACTATAACTACGACGGCTCTATCGACACCACTTACGATGACTCAGCCATTTCACCTATTTACGGCATTGTCTACAAACCGTCTGACGCCATCTCCTTATACGCCAATCACATAGAAGCGTTACAGCAAGGAGCAACGGTGGGATCAACTTACGCTAATGCTGGCGTAAGCTTGAAGCCTTATACTTCTGAGCAAAATGAGGTCGGTATTAAATTTGAAGATGGCACCTTAGGCGCTGGCGCGGCGGTGTTTGAAATCAGCAAACCCGAAGCCTATGGTGAAGCCGGTGGCACTTACGGCTACTACGGTGAACAACGTAACCGAGGCCTTGAACTCAGTCTTTTCGGAGAGCCTCTTGCTGGCCTTCGAGTCAATACCTCTGCTACTTGGTTAGACCCTAAACTAAACAAAACTCAAAATGGCACCAACGATGGTAACGACGCCATTGGTGTGGCTAAGTATCGATTAGTACTGGGTGGCGAATACGACCTTCGCACCTTACAAGGCCTTACGCTCGGCGGCAAAGTGATTCGCAGTGGCTCGCAGTATGTCAATTCCAGCAACACTCTAGCACTTGATCCTTGGACAAGATTCGATATCAACGCGCGCTATGAATCTAAAATTGCTCAGCAAGCGGTTACCTGGCGTTTGAACATCACCAACTTGATGAATGAAGACTATTGGGCGTCGGCGGCTGGCGGCTACCTAACCCAAGGTAACCCGCGTGAAATCAAACTGTCGCTTTCCACTGAGTTCTAA